One Eurosta solidaginis isolate ZX-2024a chromosome 1, ASM4086904v1, whole genome shotgun sequence genomic window, CTCGAAAACTGTAAAACAGAGTAGGTGAGAGTTATTCGAAgacgaataaaaaaaaatctattaagtTTTGCCCTCGTCTTCTCCTCGCCCAATAGCTTGTATATCAAAGCGCATATATTTACAAAGTCACCTGTTTAatggcgttattatgtataacgcaaagcgacgcgaagagtcactttcacccaagtgaaaccaaattcgtatcatataagagcattcattcacttcggtgactctccgtgactatcggtgactgtaggtgattgtcttacgttttttcgtattatatagcgacgcaaagtgtcacggaaactcatttttgctgtcaaaatattcacttgcttctgggtcgcgtttgagGTATTCACTTGGGTGAACATTTGCTCGTTATGTTCAAAGACATGAAAAAGCAACATAAGTTTCgctgtaaaaagtaaaaaattgtaGTATCGTTTGGCACAGATGAGGTATGTTCAAACTAATAGTAGTTACAGTTGAATTGCAACCCAGCCAGCTGTTGTGTATGTCAAATTAAAATAAGTGTGGGAAAACAATTACTGAAAGCTGGAGTAATTATTAAAGttaaaatattattcaaaattcatggaaaaacacaaaataaaaagaaatgagtggcttaaaaaacggaaaaatgtaagtaaatttataagtTTGTATACTTATATGAAGCGAGCATGCAAGATAAAGGTCTAGAACAGCGGCTGACTACTAATACCCGTCCATAAATATGGGAAGTGAGCGGAATACGACTTAAAACTCGTCCTAAAATATCGGGAAAGCTGTCCGAAGACGCGCAATGAACCCAGGATCAATAATCGGAAagcggaaatttaattttatttccttagaGCGGAagaaatttggaaattttcatgtggttgaattttgatggtttttacccacaaaaaaaccgtgtgtaaaagtgttttgcgcggattaAGTTTTGATGTCCAAACCGGTATTCGACCCACCCtgggtaattttttaattttgatgagaGGTGTTCTGCTCAAaagtactatggatcccaccccggtttcggagcgctcctgggcaatgtttaagttttttggaaatatcttttgacagaaatcaaatttttaatttcctcttTCGAGGTCGTCGTCCTGGGTGCAAAACTCTTCTTTTGACAGTCATTCCGATATTTTTAGACGAGTTTTAGGAGTTGTGagataaagtaaagaattacccccgGTAAATTTAAGGGTAAGAGTCTAGAACCGGGTTGACtattaatacgcgtccaaaaatatggaTAGAGATTTCAAAATACGCGTATTGTCCTCGACAAaaataatccgaaagcgaaaaagaaaaattgtatctctgcccAGAGatgtttgcagttgaagttggcaggGTATTTTATAAACGCAGCGATATTTCTGGgcgcatattagcagtcgacccctgttctagaccaTTATCAATTTACGACTTGCAATATTATGCTTACACAGAAGAGTCTGAAATACACATGATATGATTTATAATTTTGCAGGTATAAAAAAACTACCAATCAACAATTCGACATTCTCTCCAAGGAAATGGAGAGAAATGTTGATATAGCAAGAGGTGCCCCTGTGTATGGCGGTAGCAAAGCCGTCTTTGATCGGAAGTGGGAGGAGATAGCGGTGAAGCTAAATTCGGCCGGACCCCCAAGTCGAAGTGTGAATGAGTGGAAGAAGGTAAGTCATGCGTTTGTTGAAATAGAGAGTTTTGGAAAGGGCAGACAATATAAGGTTATATTTAAGAATGGacctttgaagtttttttttaatgaaaaattaacgTGGTCGTTAATCAATTTTTCTGTATTTTATCCTGTCTGTTAAGTAATAACAACGCCAAACTTTTTTTAACAGCTAGTTTCCATACTATCactaaaattttgtgtacaactTTAGGTCTGGACCGACATGCGCAATCgaacgaaaagaaaaatttctaaGAACCGAAATGAAATTCGCGCTACTGGAGGTGGTCCATTTTGTGAAAGTCCGTTGACAGCAATGGAACAGACCATTGACCAAATTGTCAATTTGAACGCATCGCCGGATCCAAGTGGTCGTGACTTTGGTGTGGAACCGTCGCAAGCCACTACTTCGGCGCAAAGTTCATCAC contains:
- the LOC137238926 gene encoding uncharacterized protein, whose translation is MSGLKNGKMYKKTTNQQFDILSKEMERNVDIARGAPVYGGSKAVFDRKWEEIAVKLNSAGPPSRSVNEWKKVWTDMRNRTKRKISKNRNEIRATGGGPFCESPLTAMEQTIDQIVNLNASPDPSGRDFGVEPSQATTSAQSSSQIATKISTQDAFQHATEGAIQSSDSPIECGQALSLHIPSNDNSNLTPPEIQQIYNKKKSGQRKRRRTELLEEEIENHKLLLDIFRLQVEIMKRVAEAVDRQAIAAEKLCRLIEERNNIVLPF